The proteins below come from a single Mugil cephalus isolate CIBA_MC_2020 chromosome 7, CIBA_Mcephalus_1.1, whole genome shotgun sequence genomic window:
- the ap1m1 gene encoding AP-1 complex subunit mu-1, whose protein sequence is MSASAVYVLDLKGKVLVCRNYRGDVDMSEIEHFMTLLMDKEEEGTLSPILAHGGVRFMWIKHNNLYLVATSKKNASVSLVFSFLYKIVQVFSEYFKELEEESIRDNFVIIYELMDELMDFGYPQTTDSKILQEYITQEGHKLDTGAPRPPATVTNAVSWRSEGIKYRKNEVFLDVIESVNLLVSANGNVLRSEIVGSIKMRVFLSGMPELRLGLNDKVLFENTGRGKSKSVELEDVKFHQCVRLSRFENDRTISFIPPDGEFELMSYRLNTHVKPLIWIESVIEKHSHSRIEYMIKAKSQFKRRSTANNVEIHIPVPTDADSPKFKTTVGSVKWVPENSEIVWSIKSFPGGKEYLMRAHFGLPSVEAEDKEGKPPISVKFEIPYFTTSGIQVRYLKIIEKSGYQALPWVRYITQNGDYQLRTQ, encoded by the exons ATGTCTGCCAGCGCGGTGTATGTCTTGGATTTGAAAGGAAAG GTCCTGGTGTGCCGCAATTATCGGGGAGATGTGGACATGTCGGAGATCGAGCACTTCATGACCCTTCTGAtggacaaagaggaagaggggacGCTCTCTCCAATCCTGGCCCATGGAGGGGTCCGCTTCATGTGGATCAAACACAATAACCTCTACT TGGTTGCAACGTCCAAGAAAAACGCCAGCGTCTCACTGGTTTTCTCCTTCTTGTACAAAATAGTTCAG GTTTTTTCTGAGTATTtcaaagagctggaggaagagAGCATCAGAGATAACTTTGTCATCATATACGAGCTGATGGACGAGCTGATGGACTTTGGCTATCCTCAGACCACTGACAGCAAGATTCTGCAAGA ATACATAACCCAGGAGGGACACAAGCTAGACACAGGCGCCCCGCGACCCCCCGCCACAGTCACCAACGCCGTCTCCTGGAGGTCAGAGGGCATCAAGTACAGGAAGAACGAGGTCTTCCTGGACGTCATTGAGTCAGTCAACCTCCTG GTCAGCGCCAATGGGAACGTTCTACGTAGCGAGATTGTCGGCTCCATTAAGATGCGCGTCTTCCTGTCGGGAATGCCCGAATTGCGTCTGGGTCTAAACGACAAGGTTCTGTTTGAAAACACTGGAC GAGGGAAGAGTAAATCGGTGGAGCTGGAGGATGTCAAGTTTCACCAGTGCGTCCGTCTGTCCCGCTTCGAGAACGACCGCACCATCTCCTTCATTCCTCCCGACGGAGAGTTTGAGCTCATGTCCTACCGCCTCAACACCCAT GTGAAGCCCTTGATCTGGATCGAGTCCGTCATCGAGAAGCATTCTCACAGCCGCATCGAGTACATGATCAAG GCGAAGAGTCAGTTCAAGAGGCGTTCCACAGCCAACAACGTGGAGATTCACATTCCTGTGCCAACGGACGCTGACTCACCCAAATTCAAGACCACAGTGGGCAGCGTGAAGTGGGTGCCAGAGAACAGCGAAATCGTCTGGTCAATCAAGTCTTTCCCT GGTGGAAAGGAGTATCTGATGCGAGCCCACTTCGGCCTGCCGAGCGTAGAGGCTGAGGACAAGGAGGGGAAGCCACCAATCAGTGTCAAGTTCGAGATCCCGTATTTCACCACCTCAGGCATTCAG